Below is a genomic region from Xiphophorus hellerii strain 12219 chromosome 17, Xiphophorus_hellerii-4.1, whole genome shotgun sequence.
CCTGATTTTATTCACTGTTTCCGGAGCTCgtcatttagcataaatgccGAATTCTTCGTCGACAGCTCCGGGGTTGGTCGCCTTCTGCGTTCCTCGGTGAGTCCTTATTAAAAGCGTTATGTTTGTGTGCGTAAAGCCACACGCGcctctctgcttcctgctgtACCGTTACACCACAACCTGCTGCTGTATCTCACTCTTATGGTGgctgcgtttctctctctctctctctctctttgttttatCCCTTATTTTTTACCTCTCTGCGCTGTTACTCTTAGCTGCTGTAGTCCTCCAGTCCACACTTAAAAGTGCGTCGGACCCATAACAGCTGACAGAGAGCTGTTCTAGTCCATCCACGCTGTTTGActtttgcttcctgcttttcaAAGCTTCCTCTGCTGATGCAGAAAGAAGCAGAAGGGAAACTCCACCGACTTCTTCGCGTTTGTTGTAGCTTGAGCAGTTTTGGGACGAGTCATTCAGGGCTCCACTGAGCGAATTGattatttctgtcaaaaataaagtcattacGGACAAAACATGTTGCCGAAGTTAcggtttatttaaattttctccaATACAAACCAAGCAGTTGTTTATagtaacccccccccccccccccccccccccccttttttttaatggagtAAAAACCTGAAGAAAACTCACTAAGCTTTCACCATATTTGCATATTACCAGACATGATATTTTTGGCTCATTGGATGATCTATGCATCAAACTctcaaaactataaaaatacattcaagtttCAGATCAAGTACCTGTGAAAACCTCCTAAAATAATTCCCTTTTTTTAACCTTTctaaaaaagtgtaaaaaatgcATGCATTCATCACTGCATCATTTATGATCACCTTTGTCCCCATTAACAGattcaagacaaaaataaatccacaaGACATTCTAGTAAAAACTTAAGAGTCGATCTTAGTGAGAACTTCATCTACGTTACAGTCTGGATGGGATTGAATGGTGTTAGCACAAACAAtcgtttgttgttgttgttgcacaTGTCCCTAAAAGTCCTGCTCTCTGGTAGCAGTCAGCCTTGCAATGCATCTAAAGAGGCTTCTGACTGAAGGATGTTGCTATCTGACAGTTTCATGACTGTCATGATGAAACAGCTCAACAGAGCGCATTCCACGTTATTATACTCTGGATGACATCATTAGTTGTTCATAAGCTCCGCTAATCctcctcatttgcttttgccgctcctcCTTAAACCCCGGCCGTGTTTCCAGCGGTTTGAAGGCACTGTAGAATCCTCTGGCCGCATTCACCAGACTCTTGTTTAACTCACAACATTAGTGGGAGCATGGTGGTGGAAATATTATGACTGTGGGTTGGCTCGCTGCCTTTTTGATACGAAAACACatattggtgtgtgtgtgagagagttgTTTGGAAGGTTCCAGCTGACAGAGAGGAGACCCTCGCGTGGGATCGCCTGCAGCGAATGCTACCTTCAACCGCAAAACTCGAAGCTTTGCTCCAACAATTTCTGTCGCCGTGCCTGAACAATCATTTGAGTGTTCGCCGTTGCTCGCTCCAGTCGACCTGCCACTCGGAGTCCAGATTGTGGCCACAGACAGATCGGCTCGTTGCGTCCCGTGGCAACAAGGTGTTTGCATGATTACAGGTAATGATTAACAGCGTGCGTTGTGTCCAAGCTAGGCAATGGACAGGCAGCAGATCCAGGTGAGCGACGAAGAGCGCGAAGTGGCACGGGAAGACAGccgcaggaggaggaggaagaaagccATCACCTCTGCCTCCTCCGCCTCCATGGATCAGATCAGCGTTGAGTTTGTGCTGCCCACAGCGGCGCGGGGCGGGAGCAGCCCCGACTCTCTGCTGCTGGAGGTGGCCGGGAACTGGACTGTGGAACAGGTTGGGGATGCGCAGgggtttctttgtttcttttcttccactttaacTCCAGCGAACGGATGAAACATGTTTCGCCCGTTTGTCGTTTTTCCAGGTGAAAGCCCAAGTTTGGATGAAGGCGGTGTCTTTGAACCTCTGTCCCGACTTCTACCAGCGCTTCTGTCCTGATCACTGCATCCTCCTCTATCAGAAGAAAGGCACTGTGTGTGAGATCTACGACAAGCACCAGGTCTTCCAAACGCTGGACTGCATTCGCTACTGGAGAGGTACTGGTTGCCTCTTGGAGCCAGAAGCTATTTCTATCATAACTgttagtggggaaaaaaaacagagatttgTTCTTAACATGTATTCTTACTGTATGGAGTACAATGTCCCACCTGCAGTAGccagcagccatgttggaggACGATGGAAAGATTCTCCTGGGAAAAACAAACTAACTGCTGTTTACTATTTTACTTATAAAGTTCTTTAAAGCAGCAATAGCTGCAATAAACATTCAAGATACgcaaaggacaaaaaaaacaaacaatagaaacaataaaacattagcAGAAATAAGAGCAAAACTTTCAACGTGTGTTAAAAGCCACAGAATAAAAACgtgttttaaacacattttttcccctttctttgCACAATAAAGGGGCTCTTCTAATATGGAACTGCATATCGTTTCCAGAATAGGAACAAAAGAAGAGCTACATTCTGCCATATATTTTCAGTCAACACAAGGGCTCTCTGTGTTGAGTGTTTTCTCcctctttcatttttaacacaGCTTGTAGATATATCGGTACAACTCCGTAGAAATTGTGTGTAAGCAAAACTTAAAGACAAAAGTTGCATTATTTATTATGCGCTGCGCTTTACAGCATAGCGCGTAATGCCTCATAAAAATCGAAGGACTGGTTTCTCTCCTCAAACATCCAAACATGAGTAACTGTCTATTTAAGACCACAAAGTCCAATAGAGTCCATCCTTGACTGTGTGAACATTTTTgtagcaggtaaaaaaaaaaaaagattttgtgaaGGTTTTGATACCAATTGTGATTTGTTTGGGACATTGTTGGCTTTAGCTTAGCATATGTAGCTTCTTTGAACTACTTCACAAAATCCTACTGTATGACAACCAAACTGTGCCGGCAGGAACTTCAGGTGTCTTGTTTTTTGCGTATCAATAGCTCTAAAGAGAGACGTGGGTCGAATCCAGCTGGCGCCGCGCCCGCAGCCCACAGACGAGTCCCAGCAGTACCAGCGCTACCTCAACTACCTGATTGGCTACGACGTGACTGACGTTAGCAACGTCCACGACGACGAGCTGGAATTCACCCGCAGGAAGCTGCTGACGCCGCGACGCATCGAGCTGTCGGACCGGGACGCCAACCTTTACTCCATGGACCCCTGGGTCACCCGGAAGCCGCTGCCCGAACACCTCCTCTCCAAGGTGCGTTCTCTTCCAGAACCCCTTCTTCACCCGACTGACCACCCGTGATtattgagaggaaaaaaagagtttagAACACTACAGATAAAATTTGTTTTGGATTCTTCAACTGcaaatgtaataatattttCCAACCGACCAACCAACCACCTCCGTCAGCTAAGAAGTGCTCACTTCCCACTCCTTGCCCACTATGAAGGAGGAAGGCTCACTCATGACCTGCCGCTGCGATTTGTGGTGACACCTTTAAAGCAGCGCTGCTGCAGCACGACTCGATCTCATTCTCCTGTTTCATGTGGGCAGCCTCCAGCTTCGAGTGGTGCTGCTGTGAACTAGTTTGTAATGTGCGTCGCTCGTCCTGCACCCTGCGTGAATGCTTCTCAGGCAGTCAGAATGCGTTTTCCTTCAGAATCAATGATTCTTGGTGATTTAGGAACATGTCATATCTAATATCAAtgattttcttcacatttcCTCCTGAACTACTGACAAACAAAATTGTGCCTTAATCTCCAGGTTAATAATGGTTACATCCTGGTTGTGATCCATGTCAGCACCTCCAGCCAGACTATCAAAGTCTCCATTGATGATACGCCTTCACAGGTTGATAAATATAGCACATGAACCATGCACCTCTTCCTGTTTGGTAAAAATACCATTTCCTGTAGCGTTTCTATCTTTCCCCTGTTTTTTAGGTATTGGCGAGCTTCTTTGCAAAAACGGCCAATAAAAGGGTTTTGTTGGGAATCCCTGAACACTTGAGCGACGAGGACTTTGTATTGCGTGTGTGTGGCAGGTATGCAATGTGTGGAAACTCCCTGGGAAACTTCCCGTTGGGGTCGGTGTGGTCAGGTTGGAGTTGGTTATTGTTGTTTCTGCCTCACACTAAGAGAGGAGTATTTGTATGGAGAGAAAGCCCTGCAGAGCTTCAACTGGATCCGTCAGTCCCTCAAGAACGGCGAGGAGATCCACCTGGTTCTGGAGACTCCGCCTGATCCGGAGCTGGATCTGGTCCAGCGGGAGGACTGGGCCCAAGTGGATGACTGCACAGGAGTCGCAGGTTGCCATTTTTAAACGCCGCGGTTTGTTTATTTCTACTCAAATATGAGCCGAATTAAACTCTAGAGGTTTATCGCAGGCACCCACGAACAGCTGACCATTGCTGAGAAAGACCATGAGCGAGTGTTCACCATCTCCATGTGGGACTGCAACAGGAAGTTCAGAGTCAAAGTGCTTGGAATCGACATCCCTACGCTCCCCAAAGTCCCAGAGCTTACAGTCTTCATCGAGGCCAGCATCTTCCATGGGCAGCAGCTTCTGGCTCAGGTTGGACACATTGAATGATGAGACTTCCATACACACTAGAGAgacgttttcacattttaccacATAACTCAAAGTACTTCACTAGGAATTCATGTGACCAACACAAATGTGGAAGGatgtttttacaaagaaaattatcTACTAGATTGTGTTTGTTCATCACTAGCCTGgtttagaaaaaatgtaaacagctttttgttctacactttgcttcatccagagggtctggaccctcGGCTATTGAGAGGTTGACTGTGTcgaagttttaatttttacccAGTCACTAACATTTGGTTGTGATTTACATTCAACGGTATAATTACGAGAAATTTTGTGTGCTGAACGCAGATTATTATTCCAAAACAGAGCAGGAAATCAATGTCATCATTCAGAACTTCTGATTTGCTGATTGGCCCAATTGAAATTCTATTGGAGGAATCCAGGTCAGTGGGAGAAATTCTAGACAGAGCACTGAAAGGAGATGAGAATCGAATGGAATTGTGTATGGCTAGTGATCAGAATCATCACACAAAATCACCACAAAATACATTGGCTATAATATGTTATGAATACACAGGCATTCTCCATATACCAACAACCTGCTGCTGTGACAAAAGTCAAGTACACACACAGTTTCCTGCTGTGTCTTCCCTGGAAACCATAAGCCACCAACAATCCTGTTAAACTATTCTGAATTTGCATGATCAGCTTATTCATTTCGGATGCGGTGTGAAGACAATAAACGCTACGGCTGACAGCATGAATACAGGCCAACATTGTCCTCCGATTCCTGTGAACATCATTTGAATCCTGGATGTAAGGCAGCTGACTCTTAAAGGGACCATTCCGGTTTTTTTTGAAGTTATGAGCAGTGACTGCGTTAAAACCCTAAATGACATCAATGAACTCTTTTAGGAAAGAACAACTTCCAAGACGTTTAATGAAGAAGTGCTGTGGAACTGCTGGCTGGAGTTTAACATAAAGATCAAGGACCTACCTAAAGGGGCACGCCTCAACCTGCAGGTACATCTGGTTACCTTCACTACTGTTTTGTAGATTTTGTCGTGTTTGGTTAAAATAGGGTCGCTTGGCTAGCTCTGAAACACTCTAACTAAATCCAGGTGATCTGCGGGAAGCAACCCCAAACCCCCAACTCCAAAAGCTCCTACCACGACAACACAGCAGGAAGCTCCACTCTTGAAGGTAATATCCAGTTACAACAGCACTGATCGCAAATGAGTCAAGCTATTAAATTTAGAACAGCGCACTATGGCCATTTTAGTCTCGGACAAACGAGATGTGTTTTTGGGGAAACATCTATGTGTCTGAACAGCTGATTTTGCTTGTGATCGGCTGATTTATGTTATAAAGATGTACAATTTAATGCCTACCGATAGTTATTTGCCAACAGCAGATAAACTCAAGATGAAGAAATCTTTTAGATGACACAGAGCTGATGGAGTGACTGTACGAGCTGCTCCTGGCAGTGTTTCTCACCATGGCTCAACAGGAGATTTAATCCATTCACAGGCTTTTCCAAATTGGAAAATGAACTATCACGCATTGACAAATCAGTATTTTTACCAAACTGATTGCCGAGCGGTTACTTGGCAAGGTAGGCCCAGATAACTTGGTGCTAGCTTGTCCTTGCTACCACAGTCCGCAGCCAGAAAAAGCATTCTGTGTCTTTCTTCCTTTGCTTAAGTTGCTTCACACTGTACTTCATTAGCAAAGAATATTGAAACAAAGGTCCCAGGACGTCCTCATCTTCCAGCAATACACGCTCTTCAGGTGTCGCCATTCCATCATTTGCGATCAGTGGCATTTGCCGCCATCAACAAGAGAACCCTCTATCATCGCGCCTCTTTGTCTGTCTTTCAGGAAAGACCAAGAACCGCCTCCTGTACTACGTCAACCTGCTCCTGATCGACCACCGCTCCCTCCTCCGCCAAGGCGAGTTCATCCTCCACATGTGGAAGATGCCCGAAAAGAGCgaggagagcagcagcagcatcaacGCGGACAAGCTCACGTCGGCCACCAACCCGGACAAGGCCTCCTCCATGGCCATCGCCATCTTGTTGGACAAGTACTGCTACCCGGTGGTGCTGCCCAAGAGCAGGGAAGTGGGCAGGGACTGTGGGGCCGGCGGTGAGGAGGGCGACGGAGGGGAGAGAGGACAGAGAGAAATGCCCAACCACCTGAAGAAGCAGTTTGAGGCGATTGTGTCCACCGATCCCTTACATCCCCTGAGTCCAGAGGACAAAGAGCTGCTGTGGCACTTCAGGCATGAGTGCATGCGTGATCCGAGGTATTTGTTTTACTTCCCAATCACATTATGCTATATATTActtttttgcttaatttaatCATTAATCTTGCTTAGGGCTTACCCGAAGTTGCTGGGCTCAGTCAAATGGGGGAAACAGGAAGACGTCCTGGCTACTCACTGCCTGTTGGATCGCAGCAATGCCTGGGACACCAGGTAAAGCCGACGCCGCGgtacacatttctgtttgtagTGACGATGTTGTGTTGACCTGCTGGCACGTTGCTGCTCCTCAGTGGTCTGGATGTTGGTCTGGCGATGCAGTTACTAGACTGCCACTACTCGGATGCCCAGGTCCGATCCATGGCGGTGCGGAAGCTGGAGACGCTGGAGGACGATGACGTCCTCCGGTATCTCCTCCAGCTCGTCCAGGTGGGTCATATCTCGTGTTTGTGTTTATCTGCTAACAGGCGTTACAGCTAACCTGAGGCTGCAGGTGGACAGTTTGAAATATGTGATGTTTGAAAACCCATTAGAGTCTAAACTTTAGGAAATGAAGGAGCTTTGTGGTACTTTAGGTCCCGACACTTTTTCAGAGGAAATTAGTTTCTGTTCATCTGTCAGTGTTCTACATAGAGCAAGTCTATTGGGATCAAAGGTGTGATCCTTGATGCCTTTTCCCTCcctcctttcctttctttgatacatgttttcttcctcacttccttctttcttttcttcactctttccttattttcttccttacttcttcccttcctttcttccttccttccaccCCGATTTCCTTCCTCGCTCTCCTCCTtcgtcttttattttctttcttattgtcCTTCTTCCCTTTCCgcctcttttctttcttatatttattctttcattCTGTCTACCTTTTATTCCCTCATTCTCTCTTTTTGCCTCAGTTTTgtattttaccttttaaaagTTCTAGAGTTTCAACATGTTTGGACCCTATTCTGGGTACAACACCACATAGGTAGCCATTTGCACTAATAATAATCAATCCATAATCATTAAACCAATTCGGtgaaagcagcagctgctgtgcATACCGGGTTACTGTTAGTGCTGGTGTTTCACAGACGGGTGTGTCTGAAATATGAATTCAGAATCCGGTTCTGGTCAGAGTTAATAATTGGACTAACTGAGCTGCTGCTCATTTCACTGAAGGCTCCTCATGTCTCGGTTCCAGCTCACCAGCCAGTGGAAACAGCTGACTCACGCCTCACGCTTCTCCTTGGTGTGTTTCCATAGTTGACTCTGCGCTCAGCTTTGCATGAGCAACAAGCGTCATCTGAGGCCAACAAAGGGCCCTTTGCTTGGATAGGAAAATGAGACTTCATCTCTGCATGCTGTGCATTTTAATCGCCGGTGGAGGATTAGTACTGaatgtttatataaatattaatattgagGGATGAAGCGCTCTGTAAATGTGTGGGAGTGACTCAGCAGGCAGCGCTCGCGTCATTCCGTCTGATCTGTTTTCGAATGCCGCAAAGTCTAATCTTAGATTAACCGCTGAATAACAGAACGGGAGTGAAAACACAGTCGTTGGAATGTGGAAAATAAGTACGTTTTACAGTGAAGGAAAGCATTTATCTTCCCCATTACTACAAGTTTCGTAAGGAAGCCGTTCAAGAGGTGGAATTTCAGCTCAAACTGCTCCCTTTATTTGACCTTGCATCCATAGCTCACCCCACAGATTCCCCCAGGTGAGCACAATAGGCTCTGTGTTTTCACTTCCTTCATTGCTTCAGTCAAATTTGTTTCagttcagaaatactttatttgtCCTGAATAAAGtagtagcagtcagtctcgcaaaaaaaccaaaaaaactaaagtatCTTCTGACTAACAGCTATCATGACTTGCTAACAGCTCAACAGAGACGATACTCAACACTTACTGGGTGCAGGTTGTGGCCCTGTGTGGAAATGATGCCACTTCCTGGTTGAAAGTCAACAGGATGGCTTttatgacataataatccagCCTCTTTATGAGCTGCGGTTGTTTATCACTGATAAGAAACTTTTATGTTTGCTATAGAGCACAGGAGGGTTAGATGGATATGAACTTTGTTTCACTTGTTTTGTTCTTACTAATGTGGAAAGTTATAGAAATGCTAGGAAATATTCAGTCTGTTCAAGAGCAATGTTTACATATTCAGCTCTCgtcatcttttttaaaatttatttttagacaaCAGAAAGTGGCTTTATTACTGCTGAACgccaaaacaggaaaaaaaaacccagaacacAACAGCAGCTTGTGTTTCATCAAGCGTCCCCAAACCATGATACTTCCACTTCTGTGCTTCACAGCAGGTATAAGGTTATTTTCCCGGACTGCCAAGCACATCCTCTGCTCTGGTGTCCAAATAATGCAGAAATGCATTTCTGTATCCGTTCTTTCTGACAAGCTAAAAGCTTGTTTATGCTTTTCTTGGAGAGATTTGTTTTCAGGATATACTGGTTAAGTCTCTTGATTTAACTTTCCTCTGCTGAAGGCTGTTATTGACGGAtgatttcaattgtttttaaagccttGTTAATTTTCTAACAAAAACCATAATCTGTTACAACCTTTGAGGGCCTAAAACAGCTCTTTAGGTTTTCAGGCCTATTAATTATGTCAAACTAGTTCTTTAACTTTCATCAGTCTCTTCTTCCGTTGTTGTGTAGTTGTTGATTTAAATTCTTTTTACCACAAAATACACGTGTGTCTGCAAACAGTATAACTCTTGGCagtttagaaacatttttactgatataatcaacttttttttttccaactgtgAATTAAGTTTCTGGTTTCTGTCGTCTGTCTTTAAAGGGAacagcagtttatttggatgatcaaaacctaaaaataatcTGTCTCAATTTAGTCTTAGCTGGTTTAAAGCTCTCTATGTTGGGTGTTTTGGCGTAGTTTCTATGGTTACAGTTGCCCATAATATGGTAATTACTGACCATATATAtgtgaataaaagaaaaccagTGCATTGTGACAGGCAGacatgtttgtgtgtctgtcttCTCCTGCAGGCGGTGAAGTTTGAGCCGTACCATGACAGCGCCCTGGTCAGGTTCCTGCTGAAGAGAGCATTGAGGGTAAGCTCAACAACAAGAGTGCTCCTGTGTTTACATTTCTATAACTGGATAGTATTAGAACTGGATAAATCGGCCACAATCTCCTTCATTCTGGGAGACGTAAATCGGCCGACACATGTGAGACTGATCTTCTTCTCTGATCTTATCTTCctctgcaaaggtctgaaaatcagccactgtctcgtttttccagacaaaaaaaaaaaaaaaaaatcagaatcagcaagtcaggctttttaaagattgatgATTggctagaaaactgcaattagTGCATCCCTGTTATAACATattaaggagaaaaagaaaaaaagtatgttATCAAAGCTGCATCTAAGTGAACCACCAGACTTCAGGACCCATGTACTTTGGTTGTAGAGAGTTACAAGGAAGTGAAAATGTAAATGGGATATAAAAAACCCCTATGATATTTCCAGTGTAAAATCAACACCTAGCCTTAAATAAACTTGTATttcccctgttttttttttttttcagacatttctAATCATTTCTTCCTCTCCACAGAGTAAGCGCATCGGCCATTTTCTGTTCTGGTTCCTGCGGAGTGAGATTGCCCAGTCCATGCACTACCAGCAGAGGTACGCCGTGCTGCTGGAGGCCTACCTCAGAGGCTGCGGGGAGAACATGCTGCAGGACTTCAGGAAGCAGGTGAAGAGTCTCCCCCTCTACAGACAATAATCACAATCGATCCTCAGTCAGCAGAGtgttatgatttaaaaaaaaaaaagtcatttggaGTATTCCGTTTCTGAAAGCTTCTTGTTTCTCATCCTTTTCTGGTAGAGCCACCTGTTGCAGtttttagttggttttttttttaaccctttggATACAGAGTATAGTTTTTAACAAACTTGACTCTCTCCAGGTGGAGATGACGGAGGCCCTTCAGAAAGTCACGCGTGAGATGAAAGCCATGTCTGCCGACAAATATGACGTCACACAGCAAGGTGAGGAGAACGGCTTCAGTCATGTGGCTCTGAAATCGCTTCTCACAAATTTAGAAGcgagattttttttactaaatctTCCTTAAAGTTCCAGTAAAGTTTTGCCAGCAtcacaataaactttaatgtattttgctgGATCTTTAAttgataaaacaacaacacaaaaatctgttaaaattcAGTTAAATTTGGGAGATTGGCGATTGGCCGATACTTGCATGAGAAACCAATCTTATCCACCGTTCTAATCTAccttttttctcgctctctgtgtcggctacgctacacacagacctgtttccatagcaactaactgacaacagctccacttgtgtatcaggattcaacagCAATaggcaaacatttcccacacattGAACAGAACATTAAGTCTGTTACAGGTTTGTTTTCAgtcttgatgtttattttgtgattattaataagtgatcgctgtgTTGATGAGCAAATTTAAACCCCTGATGATCTGTGAGAGA
It encodes:
- the pik3cg gene encoding phosphatidylinositol 4,5-bisphosphate 3-kinase catalytic subunit gamma isoform; translation: MDRQQIQVSDEEREVAREDSRRRRRKKAITSASSASMDQISVEFVLPTAARGGSSPDSLLLEVAGNWTVEQVKAQVWMKAVSLNLCPDFYQRFCPDHCILLYQKKGTVCEIYDKHQVFQTLDCIRYWRALKRDVGRIQLAPRPQPTDESQQYQRYLNYLIGYDVTDVSNVHDDELEFTRRKLLTPRRIELSDRDANLYSMDPWVTRKPLPEHLLSKVNNGYILVVIHVSTSSQTIKVSIDDTPSQVLASFFAKTANKRVLLGIPEHLSDEDFVLRVCGREEYLYGEKALQSFNWIRQSLKNGEEIHLVLETPPDPELDLVQREDWAQVDDCTGVAGTHEQLTIAEKDHERVFTISMWDCNRKFRVKVLGIDIPTLPKVPELTVFIEASIFHGQQLLAQERTTSKTFNEEVLWNCWLEFNIKIKDLPKGARLNLQVICGKQPQTPNSKSSYHDNTAGSSTLEGKTKNRLLYYVNLLLIDHRSLLRQGEFILHMWKMPEKSEESSSSINADKLTSATNPDKASSMAIAILLDKYCYPVVLPKSREVGRDCGAGGEEGDGGERGQREMPNHLKKQFEAIVSTDPLHPLSPEDKELLWHFRHECMRDPRAYPKLLGSVKWGKQEDVLATHCLLDRSNAWDTSGLDVGLAMQLLDCHYSDAQVRSMAVRKLETLEDDDVLRYLLQLVQAVKFEPYHDSALVRFLLKRALRSKRIGHFLFWFLRSEIAQSMHYQQRYAVLLEAYLRGCGENMLQDFRKQVEMTEALQKVTREMKAMSADKYDVTQQVVIQLRQKLETLQLSGLPESFRVPYDPGLRAGTLLIEQCKVMASKKKPLWLQFKRADPTTLSKDPVGIIFKDGDDLRQDMLILQILLIMESIWETESLDLCLLPYGCISTGNKIGMIEIVKDATTIATIQQSVVGSTGAFKDEILYQWLRDKCVSEEKFQQAVERFLYSCGGYCVATYVLGIGDRHNDNIMITESGNLFHIDFGHILGNYKSFMGISKEWVPFVLTPDFLYVMGTSGKKSSPHFQKFQDVCVKAYLALRHHTNLLIILFSMMLMTGMPQLTSKEDIEYIREALTVGRSEDEAQRHLLDQIEICREKGWMVQINWFVHLVLGIKQGVEKRST